One region of Cystobacter ferrugineus genomic DNA includes:
- a CDS encoding TIGR02269 family lipoprotein: protein MLGSLLAACASSGPLLVEDSFPAEEVSSWEEGCADERSLVLACREDDEEECGFFRCRDVAHREVLLAYRGGGGPVLPGASPAPRRWWGPTHIWPREREPIFTFRVNRRFDRQPLPFSLPPGRWARHHLLPQAQEFREWFQSQGISDIHQYTILIPESVHIRIHGAGPRGGLWNQAW, encoded by the coding sequence GTGTTGGGGAGCTTGCTCGCCGCGTGCGCGAGTTCAGGCCCTCTCCTGGTCGAGGACTCTTTTCCCGCCGAGGAAGTCTCGTCATGGGAGGAGGGCTGTGCCGATGAGCGCAGCCTCGTCCTGGCGTGCCGTGAAGACGACGAGGAGGAGTGCGGCTTCTTCCGCTGCCGGGACGTGGCGCACCGTGAGGTGCTGCTGGCGTATCGTGGCGGAGGCGGACCCGTGCTTCCGGGTGCTTCACCAGCCCCGCGCCGCTGGTGGGGGCCGACCCACATATGGCCTCGGGAGCGCGAACCCATCTTCACGTTTCGCGTCAACCGGCGCTTCGATCGCCAACCGCTGCCGTTCTCCCTCCCGCCGGGCCGTTGGGCCCGCCACCACCTCTTGCCCCAAGCGCAAGAGTTCCGGGAGTGGTTCCAATCCCAGGGAATCTCCGACATCCACCAGTACACCATCCTCATTCCAGAGTCCGTCCATATCCGGATCCACGGCGCGGGGCCCCGGGGCGGTCTGTGGAATCAGGCCTGGTGA
- a CDS encoding DUF4136 domain-containing protein: MSWSSRLAGAVLVGALAACSGIQTRTNFDPSAVQALESYRTYSWLPMKEDADSRIYNSIIQSRVRLAVDRELAERGYRLVDENQSPDFKLGWHGAIDKRVDVDVINNFYGYSWDPWYDPFFGPVAYGGAGAPTASVREYREGTLILDVVDAKSNNLVWRGTAETTLADNMNARKSQKLIDSAVGKILKDFPPEK, encoded by the coding sequence ATGTCTTGGTCCTCGCGTTTGGCTGGAGCCGTGTTGGTGGGTGCGCTCGCCGCCTGTTCGGGAATCCAGACCCGGACGAACTTCGATCCCAGTGCCGTGCAGGCGCTCGAGAGCTACCGCACGTACTCCTGGCTGCCCATGAAGGAGGACGCGGACTCGCGCATCTACAACTCCATCATCCAGTCCCGGGTCCGGCTGGCGGTGGACCGGGAGCTGGCCGAGCGCGGCTACCGCCTGGTGGATGAGAACCAGAGCCCGGACTTCAAGCTGGGCTGGCACGGGGCCATCGACAAGCGGGTGGACGTGGACGTCATCAACAACTTCTACGGCTACAGTTGGGATCCCTGGTACGACCCCTTCTTCGGCCCGGTGGCGTATGGCGGCGCGGGGGCGCCCACGGCCAGCGTGCGCGAGTACCGCGAGGGCACGCTCATCCTCGACGTGGTGGACGCGAAGTCCAACAACCTCGTCTGGCGCGGCACGGCCGAGACCACCCTGGCCGACAACATGAACGCCAGGAAGAGCCAGAAGCTCATCGACAGCGCCGTCGGGAAGATCCTCAAGGACTTCCCGCCCGAGAAGTAG